In the Natrinema sp. CBA1119 genome, CATTGAGTATGTACGACCGAATCCTATTACCGACGGACGCGGCGGAGGGGACGGAACTTGCCACCGAACACGCCATCGCCGTCGCCGAACGGACCGGTGCGGAGCTCCACCTGTTGTACGTCGTCGACAGCGACGTGTACGACTCCTACAGCGGCGACGAGTACGTCCACGAGTTCGAGGGTCTCGAGGCAGCGCTCGAACACGTCGGCGAGGACGCCCTCGAGTCGGCGGCCGAGGCGGCCCGGAACGCGGGGCTGAAGCCGACGACGGTCGTCAGGCACGGCTCTCCTCACGAGCAAATTCTCGCGTACGCGGACGAAGCCGACGTCGACCTGCTCGTCATGGGATCGAAGGAACGGCCCGGTGACTACCGCCAGCTGCTGGGGAGCGTCACCGACCGAGTCGCACGATTGGCCTCGCGACCGGTGACGATCGTCAAGACGCCGGTCGAGGACGAGATGTAACTTCCGACGCCGTCGGCCGCTCCCGGCCGATCGGTCAGTGCGTTCGCGGGAGACAGACGGTCACGCGGCTTCCAACGCCGTCGGACCGGGGCTCGTAATCAAGATATCCGCCGTAGTCGTCGACGATCAGGCTTGCGAGCCAGAGCCCGAGCCCGTTCCCGTGTTTGATCTGCGTGATCTGCTCGTCGTTGAAGATCCCCGTCCGCTCCGTCGCGGGAATCCCGGGACCGGTATCGAAGACTCGCACATCGATCGTGTCGCCGCCGGTGTCGACGATCGCGATCTCCACCGTCGGATCGGACTCCTCGGCGTGTGTGATCGCGTTGTGG is a window encoding:
- a CDS encoding universal stress protein, giving the protein MYDRILLPTDAAEGTELATEHAIAVAERTGAELHLLYVVDSDVYDSYSGDEYVHEFEGLEAALEHVGEDALESAAEAARNAGLKPTTVVRHGSPHEQILAYADEADVDLLVMGSKERPGDYRQLLGSVTDRVARLASRPVTIVKTPVEDEM